The Patescibacteria group bacterium genome includes a window with the following:
- a CDS encoding YibE/F family protein gives MFKKIIFLFLILSFFNLFTPIVKAATEASYFKARVIKILQENKKVSDNREFTQQNLLLEALTGELKGQQIEYRGISDIEVVDVVAYKAGELVWVSESTGANDEKIFTITDSVRSGKLLWLTLFFCLLVVIIGGFKGFKSLLSLLLSFIVIIKLLIPNILAGGNPVFWGVVGAFLIMLAIIYLTDGFNRRSHLAVLSITIVLVIIYSLSFVFSDWLRLSGLAEEASFLIALGLGNIDFRGLLLAGFVIGAVGVLDDIVVGQIESVRQLKLTDKTTPKYQLFTSAYQVGKAHLGAIINTLFLTYAGSSLLLLILFSVGQEPFLSFSRVIDNEMIATEIARTLVGSIGVVLSLPIATGLAVFLLKEK, from the coding sequence ATGTTTAAAAAAATAATTTTTTTATTTTTAATTTTATCTTTTTTTAATTTATTTACTCCAATTGTCAAAGCAGCAACTGAGGCGTCTTATTTTAAAGCTCGGGTAATCAAGATTTTACAAGAGAACAAAAAAGTCAGTGATAATCGGGAGTTTACCCAGCAGAATCTTTTATTGGAAGCCTTAACTGGTGAATTAAAGGGCCAACAAATTGAATATCGGGGAATCTCAGATATTGAGGTGGTGGATGTGGTAGCTTACAAAGCGGGGGAATTAGTCTGGGTCAGCGAAAGTACAGGAGCTAATGATGAAAAAATATTTACCATTACCGATTCAGTCAGAAGCGGAAAATTGTTATGGCTGACCTTGTTTTTCTGTTTGTTAGTGGTAATAATCGGCGGTTTCAAGGGATTCAAATCGCTGTTAAGTTTGCTTTTGAGTTTTATTGTGATTATTAAATTATTGATTCCTAATATTTTGGCTGGCGGCAATCCGGTGTTTTGGGGTGTCGTGGGGGCCTTCCTAATAATGCTTGCCATTATTTATTTGACTGACGGCTTTAACCGCCGATCTCATTTGGCAGTTTTAAGCATCACGATTGTTTTGGTAATTATTTATAGTCTGTCTTTTGTTTTTTCTGATTGGTTAAGGCTGTCCGGCTTGGCCGAGGAAGCTTCTTTTTTAATCGCTTTAGGATTAGGCAATATTGATTTTCGGGGCTTGTTACTGGCCGGTTTTGTAATTGGTGCAGTCGGAGTTCTGGATGATATAGTGGTTGGACAGATTGAATCAGTCCGGCAATTAAAGCTGACCGATAAGACTACGCCCAAATATCAATTATTTACTTCCGCTTATCAAGTCGGCAAAGCTCATTTGGGCGCTATCATTAATACTTTATTTTTGACTTATGCCGGATCTTCTCTTTTACTGCTGATACTTTTTAGCGTGGGGCAGGAGCCTTTCCTAAGTTTTTCCCGAGTTATTGATAACGAGATGATCGCTACTGAAATCGCTCGAACCTTAGTGGGCAGTATCGGTGTGGTATTATCCTTGCCAATTGCCACTGGCCTAGCCGTATTTCTACTGAAAGAAAAATAA
- a CDS encoding LysM peptidoglycan-binding domain-containing protein, with translation MNSKALVSSKLFLGVVAIVVIAGAYFFVSAKFNNKPTSTLGQVSIISLKQGGVYPVNTAIPVKATFPKIGDYSSFRLLVDGKKVEEKKIGDVGVKASTIEFFWQPDSKGNHSVEIQALDKNNHKISSPKIKIKTELETSASIFYSTDQGDTIESIATKLRINPEEIIRLNPVMEKNGTLKAGQNLQMPINLPKFSQDNKESVSGLTETQAGIKVVADKIIFPRKVSVAYFYYTLDKQNWLRAPADKNVFIQVPNGEIDVKSLVAIANVPQGNKIRQVEGWGWNKGELVNLGKFDFDAEPILAQLFACSPAGGCSGDFGWQRKEVDVAKGGNNEKVKFSWNASKETDGGLVQISQFPFSSSSVANYKSRAVPNYNFYIDFQNPLAQSYQLTSMQVESSLKLIAQKRYKSVNTLKDIYNNSAQANPNLSLDHLSDLQLATSSNNNFVQANLSNIPLSSNTYYTRLFPIKYGEIAGPASESVKINRIESQGTINPEFHSPEAIYDVKIKNFKPLRGPMPGICNHAMILDTDWPIYDAFHHLIQTIPAGSRLCPESYQGIGEQSWYESLWNFVSSGISWAAELYNSIKSAIVNAVGGFLCAGDADCMAFVATGIDIGLVALGIPPELPNFDQLMNQGFDYLASEIARQAGCPDVACKELIKAGLHEAIDSFKNTNPSCGDEEAMHNLGIEPLCLPAGVTAHLDPLGTYRNAEVTIEVTRNNKPITDPIAYGMYKNKYAMQLHALAYNDKVIGHKIINIEPYGKSLTITEPLEGLLFNSAFVSIPPLENPGDKYELPIQFVAQEYWVPGHKDLMGGWTTVVYKDGWPQYQYDDWWLLYYGADLTLNASIVACDPYTNSACVSSQQTQYHQIPNTLNP, from the coding sequence ATGAATTCAAAAGCACTTGTTAGTTCTAAGTTATTTTTGGGCGTAGTGGCAATAGTAGTTATTGCCGGCGCCTATTTTTTTGTGAGCGCTAAATTTAATAATAAGCCAACTTCAACTCTGGGTCAGGTTAGTATTATCTCCTTAAAACAAGGTGGCGTTTATCCGGTTAATACCGCCATTCCAGTTAAGGCAACCTTTCCTAAAATTGGGGATTATAGCAGTTTTCGTTTGTTAGTTGACGGCAAGAAGGTGGAGGAGAAAAAGATTGGCGATGTGGGTGTAAAAGCCAGTACCATAGAATTTTTTTGGCAACCAGACAGTAAGGGCAATCATTCGGTAGAGATTCAGGCGTTAGATAAAAATAATCATAAAATCAGTTCACCAAAAATAAAAATAAAAACGGAATTGGAAACTTCCGCTTCAATCTTTTATTCAACTGATCAGGGAGACACGATTGAATCTATTGCTACCAAACTTAGAATAAACCCCGAAGAAATTATTAGGCTTAATCCAGTCATGGAAAAGAACGGAACTCTTAAGGCTGGGCAAAACTTACAGATGCCAATTAATTTACCTAAGTTTTCCCAAGATAATAAAGAATCAGTTAGTGGTTTGACTGAAACGCAAGCGGGAATAAAAGTTGTGGCTGATAAGATTATTTTCCCCAGAAAAGTTTCGGTGGCTTATTTTTACTATACTTTAGATAAGCAGAACTGGCTGCGTGCTCCGGCTGATAAAAATGTTTTTATTCAAGTTCCTAATGGCGAGATTGATGTTAAGTCACTAGTGGCAATTGCTAATGTGCCGCAAGGCAATAAAATTAGACAAGTTGAGGGCTGGGGTTGGAATAAGGGCGAGTTAGTTAATTTGGGCAAGTTTGATTTTGATGCCGAGCCGATACTGGCCCAGCTATTTGCCTGCAGTCCAGCTGGCGGTTGTAGCGGTGATTTTGGCTGGCAGAGAAAGGAAGTAGATGTCGCCAAAGGTGGTAATAACGAAAAAGTAAAATTCAGTTGGAACGCTTCCAAAGAGACTGATGGGGGACTAGTGCAAATTTCGCAGTTTCCGTTTAGCAGTTCCTCAGTAGCTAATTACAAAAGCCGGGCTGTGCCGAATTATAATTTTTATATTGATTTTCAAAATCCTTTGGCTCAAAGTTATCAGCTGACTTCTATGCAAGTGGAGAGCTCTTTGAAACTAATTGCCCAGAAAAGATACAAGTCAGTCAATACTTTAAAGGATATTTATAATAACTCAGCCCAAGCCAATCCTAATTTATCTTTGGATCATTTGTCTGACCTGCAGTTAGCCACTAGTTCGAACAATAATTTTGTTCAGGCTAATTTAAGTAATATTCCACTGAGTTCCAACACTTATTACACTCGTCTGTTTCCAATAAAGTATGGAGAGATTGCTGGTCCAGCTTCAGAAAGCGTCAAGATAAATCGGATAGAATCACAAGGGACAATTAATCCAGAATTTCATTCTCCAGAGGCGATTTATGATGTGAAAATAAAGAATTTCAAACCTTTGCGTGGTCCGATGCCTGGTATTTGCAATCACGCTATGATTTTGGATACTGATTGGCCGATTTATGATGCTTTTCATCATTTAATACAAACCATTCCGGCCGGTAGTCGGCTTTGTCCCGAGTCATATCAGGGTATAGGCGAACAATCTTGGTATGAATCGTTGTGGAATTTTGTCTCAAGTGGTATCAGTTGGGCGGCCGAATTATATAATTCAATTAAAAGCGCTATTGTTAATGCGGTCGGCGGATTTTTATGTGCCGGTGATGCCGACTGTATGGCTTTTGTGGCGACTGGAATTGATATTGGATTAGTGGCCTTAGGTATTCCGCCGGAGTTGCCGAATTTTGATCAATTAATGAATCAAGGTTTTGATTACTTAGCTTCAGAGATTGCTAGACAAGCCGGTTGTCCTGATGTAGCTTGCAAAGAATTAATTAAAGCGGGACTGCACGAGGCGATTGATTCTTTTAAAAATACTAACCCGTCTTGCGGTGATGAAGAGGCGATGCATAATTTAGGTATTGAACCACTGTGTTTGCCAGCTGGCGTGACTGCTCATCTTGATCCATTAGGGACTTATCGCAATGCTGAAGTGACTATTGAGGTGACCAGAAATAACAAACCGATTACCGATCCGATTGCTTATGGTATGTATAAAAATAAGTACGCTATGCAACTCCATGCTTTGGCTTATAATGATAAAGTTATTGGGCATAAGATTATTAATATTGAACCTTATGGCAAAAGCTTGACCATTACCGAGCCGTTAGAAGGTTTATTGTTTAACTCAGCTTTTGTTTCTATTCCGCCATTGGAAAATCCTGGTGATAAGTATGAGTTACCGATTCAGTTTGTGGCTCAGGAATATTGGGTACCGGGGCATAAGGATTTGATGGGTGGTTGGACGACAGTTGTTTATAAAGATGGTTGGCCACAATACCAATATGACGATTGGTGGTTGCTTTATTATGGAGCAGATTTAACATTAAACGCTTCTATTGTCGCTTGTGATCCATATACTAATTCTGCTTGTGTTTCTAGCCAGCAAACCCAATATCATCAAATACCAAATACCTTAAATCCTTAA